A region of Selenomonadales bacterium 4137-cl DNA encodes the following proteins:
- a CDS encoding (2Fe-2S) ferredoxin domain-containing protein — protein MTKIAICIGSACHLRGAHGVLGAFSALLEKYRLSAEIDLEGNFCQGRCTEGVVIKIDGEIITHVSQENVFAIFQEKVLKEGKQ, from the coding sequence ATGACCAAAATCGCGATATGTATCGGCAGCGCCTGCCACTTGCGGGGAGCCCACGGTGTCCTGGGCGCATTCAGTGCGCTCCTTGAAAAATACCGACTATCCGCCGAAATAGATCTTGAGGGCAATTTTTGCCAGGGGCGCTGTACCGAGGGCGTGGTCATAAAAATCGACGGTGAAATCATCACACATGTCTCACAGGAGAATGTTTTCGCCATTTTCCAGGAAAAAGTGCTAAAAGAGGGAAAGCAATGA
- a CDS encoding [Fe-Fe] hydrogenase large subunit C-terminal domain-containing protein has protein sequence MKTITTQKANCRDCHRCMRSCPVKAVGIVDGQARLIDEKCVQCGRCVVECPQGAKQVASHVAAVKDAILAGRFVVISLAPSFVAAFPEYTLPQLTAKLGGLGISLVEETAVGAEEVSRFYSNLLTTADKPIISACCPVVVNVVTKYYPDLIGNLAPVDSPMLVHAKMLKQRLGDDAYVVFAGPCIAKLAESRDPESLVDAAITFRQLREWLAEENKCDLVPPATSVAAPGPVRYYPIAGGILKSFVRSESTATDIIAIDGLENCLEVLAALRKGEIAPRFIEALACSGGCINGPASGCADSVPAKRLKVAEFAVAGSARHHKSPPGLDFSRRHTLAPVREYMPPESRIREVLRQTGKYSKEDEKNCGACGFNSCRDKAIAVCQGLTEIDTCVPYMRSKAESLANFIVQHSLNAIIVIDSKMIVQEFNPAAEKMLNRQQELIKGGKLGEVLDCREISAAIVRGEKLTDRRVNIAGGTIVNETIIPVPEHDLVIVVLTDITAQEKNARELEQMKLQTVEKATEIINKQMHVAQEIAGLLGETTAETKAALLELVSLLKAKGKN, from the coding sequence ATGAAAACGATCACAACGCAAAAAGCCAATTGCCGCGATTGCCACCGCTGCATGCGTTCGTGTCCCGTTAAAGCTGTCGGTATCGTCGACGGACAGGCCCGCCTCATCGACGAAAAGTGCGTGCAGTGCGGGCGCTGTGTCGTAGAATGCCCGCAGGGCGCCAAGCAGGTTGCCAGCCATGTGGCGGCCGTCAAAGACGCGATCCTGGCCGGCCGCTTTGTCGTCATAAGCCTTGCGCCGTCCTTTGTCGCCGCCTTTCCTGAATACACCCTGCCGCAACTGACGGCAAAGCTGGGCGGTCTCGGCATCAGCCTTGTCGAAGAAACGGCGGTAGGCGCCGAAGAAGTTTCGCGGTTTTACAGCAACTTGCTCACGACCGCGGATAAACCGATCATTTCCGCCTGCTGCCCGGTCGTCGTCAACGTCGTGACCAAATACTACCCCGACCTCATCGGCAACCTGGCGCCGGTCGATTCGCCGATGCTCGTCCACGCCAAAATGCTCAAACAGCGCCTCGGCGACGACGCCTACGTAGTCTTTGCCGGCCCCTGCATCGCCAAACTGGCCGAGAGCCGGGACCCCGAGAGCCTGGTCGACGCCGCCATCACCTTCCGCCAGCTCCGCGAATGGCTGGCCGAAGAGAATAAATGCGACCTCGTCCCCCCGGCAACGTCGGTAGCGGCGCCCGGGCCGGTGCGTTACTATCCCATCGCCGGCGGCATCCTGAAATCCTTTGTCCGCAGCGAATCCACCGCTACCGACATCATCGCCATCGACGGCCTCGAAAACTGTCTGGAAGTCCTGGCCGCCCTGCGCAAAGGCGAGATAGCCCCCCGCTTTATCGAGGCGCTCGCCTGTTCCGGCGGCTGCATCAACGGGCCGGCCAGCGGCTGCGCCGACTCCGTGCCCGCCAAAAGGCTCAAGGTGGCCGAATTCGCCGTCGCAGGTTCCGCCCGCCACCATAAAAGCCCCCCCGGTCTCGACTTTTCCCGCCGCCACACCCTGGCGCCCGTCCGGGAATACATGCCCCCTGAAAGCCGCATTCGTGAAGTCCTGCGACAAACCGGCAAATACAGCAAAGAGGACGAAAAGAACTGCGGGGCGTGCGGCTTCAACTCCTGCCGCGACAAAGCCATCGCCGTATGCCAGGGACTCACCGAAATCGATACCTGTGTTCCCTATATGCGGTCGAAGGCCGAATCGCTGGCCAACTTCATCGTCCAGCATTCCCTCAACGCCATCATTGTCATCGACAGTAAAATGATCGTTCAGGAATTCAACCCGGCGGCGGAAAAGATGCTCAACCGCCAACAGGAACTCATCAAGGGCGGCAAACTGGGCGAAGTGCTCGATTGCCGCGAAATCAGCGCGGCGATCGTCAGAGGGGAAAAACTAACCGACCGGCGGGTGAACATCGCCGGCGGCACGATCGTCAACGAGACGATCATCCCCGTGCCGGAGCACGACCTGGTCATAGTAGTCCTCACCGATATCACCGCCCAGGAAAAGAACGCCCGCGAACTCGAACAGATGAAACTGCAAACAGTCGAAAAAGCCACGGAAATTATCAACAAGCAAATGCACGTGGCCCAGGAAATCGCCGGGCTACTGGGCGAAACCACGGCCGAAACCAAGGCTGCCCTGCTTGAACTCGTAAGCCTGCTGAAAGCGAAGGGCAAAAACTGA
- a CDS encoding SpoIIE family protein phosphatase has protein sequence MNRLYPEIAVAQISKAGEELCGDKVEVARTEAATTVVISDGLGSGVKANILATLTTKIASSLLKRNVPITEVVPTITETLPVCRERKIAYSTLQIIKLLPDCMATVVEFDSPTTFLFRGGQVVPFPTEARNIGGKAIREGRLLLGEGDIIVAVSDGVIHAGIGGLLKLGWDWPGISAELAAHCSPSDDAEQIAEHILGCCNGYYLGQPGDDSTVVVIKLRRPRNLTLFTGPPANRDMDEQVVKRLMGGEGKKVIAGGTTANIVSRVLGLPVTVDLDYQDPEIPPIAKIGNLDLVTEGVLTLTAAIGRLHDIRKLRASTRRDGATLLARLLYEADRIDILAGTAVNPAHQNPNFPAQINIKAQVLANLRNALEDLGKRVTVEWV, from the coding sequence ATGAACCGGCTATACCCGGAAATCGCCGTCGCCCAGATTTCCAAAGCCGGCGAGGAACTCTGCGGCGACAAAGTGGAAGTTGCCCGCACCGAAGCAGCCACCACCGTCGTCATCTCCGACGGACTGGGCAGCGGCGTCAAGGCCAACATCCTCGCCACCCTCACCACGAAAATCGCCTCCTCGCTGCTCAAAAGGAATGTCCCCATCACCGAAGTAGTTCCCACCATAACCGAAACGTTGCCCGTCTGCCGGGAGAGAAAAATCGCCTACTCAACCCTCCAGATTATCAAACTTCTGCCGGACTGCATGGCGACAGTAGTCGAATTCGACAGCCCGACCACCTTCCTCTTCAGGGGCGGACAAGTCGTGCCCTTTCCCACCGAAGCCAGAAACATCGGCGGCAAAGCCATTCGTGAAGGCAGGCTGCTCCTCGGCGAAGGCGACATCATCGTCGCTGTCAGTGACGGCGTAATCCACGCCGGCATCGGCGGCCTCCTCAAGCTTGGCTGGGACTGGCCGGGGATCTCCGCCGAACTGGCTGCGCACTGTTCACCGTCTGACGACGCCGAACAAATCGCCGAACACATTCTCGGCTGCTGCAACGGCTATTATCTCGGACAGCCGGGCGACGACTCAACCGTCGTCGTAATCAAGCTGCGCCGTCCCCGCAACCTGACCCTCTTCACCGGGCCGCCCGCCAACCGCGATATGGATGAACAAGTCGTAAAAAGGCTTATGGGCGGCGAGGGAAAAAAAGTCATCGCCGGCGGCACCACCGCCAACATCGTAAGCCGTGTTCTCGGGCTCCCCGTGACCGTCGATCTCGACTACCAGGACCCCGAGATTCCCCCCATCGCCAAAATCGGCAACCTCGATCTGGTTACCGAAGGAGTGCTCACCCTCACCGCCGCCATCGGCCGCCTCCACGACATCCGCAAACTGCGCGCCTCTACCCGCCGTGACGGCGCCACCCTGCTGGCCCGCCTGCTGTACGAGGCCGACCGGATCGACATATTGGCGGGGACCGCGGTCAACCCGGCCCATCAAAACCCCAATTTCCCCGCCCAGATAAACATCAAAGCCCAAGTTCTCGCCAACCTGCGCAACGCCCTGGAAGACCTCGGCAAACGCGTTACGGTGGAATGGGTGTAA
- a CDS encoding NAD(P)H-dependent oxidoreductase subunit E yields MSTLRIEVCLGTSCHLMGAQDIIDAIENLPPDKRSKIDLRGVTCLKTCRKGPNARVNGIILSEITPERILTVIEDNLA; encoded by the coding sequence GTGTCGACCCTGCGCATTGAAGTTTGCCTGGGAACCTCGTGTCATCTCATGGGCGCCCAGGATATAATCGACGCCATCGAGAATTTGCCGCCCGATAAAAGGAGCAAGATCGACCTGCGCGGCGTCACCTGCCTAAAGACCTGCCGCAAAGGCCCCAACGCAAGAGTCAACGGAATCATTCTGTCCGAAATCACCCCCGAACGAATCCTGACAGTAATCGAAGATAACTTGGCCTAA
- a CDS encoding 4Fe-4S dicluster domain-containing protein, whose translation MQVSEVTKIRRKVLAEVSRMALEGDLVENIADILSTVVSEDGPRYRCCVHKERAVLKDRINMALSQPIGTPLTEAAGRALAGERADLPAVNLLPEACDRCPIDKFLVTDACRNCLAHNCIASCPKKAIMVVQNRAYIDKTACIECGMCKRSCAYGAIIEISRPCERACDLKAIVAGSDRRAVIDYDKCVQCGACKVACPFGAISERSDIVQLIQRIKAGHSVYALLAPAFIGQFGPKVRPEQIVGAIGRLGFHSVREVALGADAVALAEAGEFARAVPAEQPYLTTSCCPAFVAMVEKHLPDAGERVSTTVSPMVAAAKTVKEEDPSATVVFIGPCVAKKAEARRYPDLIDFVLTFEELAAMFVGAGLNVAEIEAGAHISVASRDGIGFARAGGVTQAVCDTVAKLAPGAELKPQRAEGLADCLDMLSKMQRGSLDANFLEAMACTGGCVGGPGTMADPRLTAKLLELYAAAAQVAAAPDNPAAKAENDLHRRKNSAG comes from the coding sequence ATGCAAGTCAGCGAAGTAACCAAAATCCGCCGGAAAGTGCTGGCCGAAGTAAGCCGTATGGCACTGGAAGGGGATTTGGTGGAAAATATAGCCGATATTCTGAGCACCGTAGTTTCCGAGGACGGCCCCCGCTACCGCTGCTGCGTCCATAAAGAACGAGCCGTACTCAAAGACCGTATCAACATGGCCCTCAGCCAGCCGATCGGCACACCGCTGACAGAGGCGGCCGGGCGGGCGCTGGCCGGCGAACGCGCCGACCTGCCGGCGGTCAATCTGTTGCCCGAAGCGTGCGACCGCTGCCCCATCGACAAATTCCTAGTCACTGACGCCTGTCGCAATTGCCTGGCCCACAACTGCATCGCCAGTTGCCCGAAAAAAGCCATCATGGTGGTTCAAAACCGCGCCTATATCGACAAAACCGCCTGCATCGAATGCGGCATGTGCAAGCGTTCCTGCGCCTACGGCGCCATCATCGAAATCAGTCGGCCCTGCGAACGGGCCTGCGACCTGAAAGCCATCGTCGCCGGCAGCGACCGGCGGGCGGTAATTGATTACGACAAATGCGTGCAGTGCGGCGCCTGCAAAGTCGCCTGCCCCTTCGGCGCCATCAGCGAACGCTCGGATATCGTCCAACTCATCCAGCGGATCAAAGCCGGTCATAGCGTATACGCCCTTCTTGCCCCGGCCTTCATCGGCCAGTTCGGCCCGAAGGTCAGGCCCGAGCAGATCGTCGGCGCCATCGGCCGGCTCGGCTTCCACAGCGTGCGGGAAGTGGCCCTGGGCGCCGATGCGGTCGCGCTTGCCGAAGCGGGTGAATTTGCTCGCGCCGTTCCCGCCGAACAACCCTACCTGACAACCTCCTGCTGCCCCGCCTTCGTCGCCATGGTGGAAAAGCACCTGCCTGACGCCGGCGAACGGGTCTCGACAACCGTTTCGCCCATGGTCGCGGCGGCTAAAACGGTAAAAGAGGAAGATCCGTCGGCAACGGTAGTATTCATCGGCCCGTGTGTCGCCAAGAAAGCGGAAGCCCGGCGTTACCCCGACCTCATCGACTTTGTCCTCACCTTCGAAGAACTGGCCGCCATGTTCGTCGGCGCAGGCCTCAACGTCGCCGAAATCGAAGCCGGCGCGCACATCAGCGTAGCCTCGCGCGACGGTATCGGCTTCGCCCGGGCGGGCGGCGTCACCCAGGCTGTTTGCGACACCGTCGCAAAGCTGGCGCCGGGCGCCGAACTTAAACCCCAGCGGGCCGAAGGGCTTGCCGACTGCCTCGACATGCTCTCTAAAATGCAACGGGGCTCCCTTGATGCCAACTTCCTCGAAGCCATGGCCTGCACGGGCGGCTGCGTCGGCGGACCCGGCACCATGGCCGACCCGCGCCTCACCGCCAAGCTCTTAGAACTCTATGCCGCCGCCGCCCAGGTCGCCGCCGCCCCTGACAACCCAGCCGCAAAGGCGGAAAACGATCTTCACCGCCGCAAAAATAGCGCCGGCTGA
- a CDS encoding YebC/PmpR family DNA-binding transcriptional regulator, with translation MSGHSKWANIKHRKGKMDAIRGKITTKISREITVAARAGGADPAGNMRLKLALQKAKENNVPKDNIQRAIQKGIGNLDGGNYEEIVYEGYGPGGVAVLLEIMTDNRNRTAADIRHLFAKHGGNLGEAGCVSWMFDKKGLFLVDKAGVNEEDLMLIALEAGADDIKSDDEQYEITTAPDDWEQVRTALEAAKVQTASAQITMVPQTTVELAGDDAVKMLKLMDALEEHDDVQEVYANFDIPDDMMGEE, from the coding sequence ATGTCAGGACACTCCAAATGGGCTAATATAAAACACCGTAAAGGCAAAATGGACGCCATCCGCGGTAAGATAACCACCAAAATCAGCCGCGAGATAACCGTCGCCGCCCGGGCGGGAGGCGCCGACCCGGCCGGAAACATGAGGCTGAAGCTCGCCCTTCAAAAAGCCAAGGAAAACAACGTACCCAAGGATAACATTCAGCGGGCCATTCAAAAGGGCATCGGCAACCTTGACGGCGGCAATTACGAGGAGATAGTATACGAGGGCTACGGCCCCGGCGGTGTTGCCGTACTCCTCGAAATAATGACCGACAATCGCAACCGCACCGCCGCCGACATCCGCCACCTGTTCGCCAAACACGGCGGCAACCTCGGCGAGGCCGGGTGCGTCTCATGGATGTTCGACAAGAAGGGACTCTTTCTTGTCGACAAAGCCGGCGTAAACGAGGAAGACCTGATGCTCATCGCCCTAGAGGCTGGCGCCGATGACATCAAGAGCGACGACGAACAGTATGAAATAACCACCGCCCCGGACGATTGGGAACAAGTCCGTACCGCGTTGGAGGCCGCCAAGGTACAAACCGCCTCCGCCCAGATCACCATGGTTCCCCAGACCACCGTCGAACTTGCCGGCGATGACGCCGTTAAAATGCTCAAACTCATGGACGCCCTCGAAGAACACGACGATGTCCAGGAAGTGTACGCCAACTTCGACATTCCCGATGACATGATGGGTGAAGAATAA
- a CDS encoding BofC C-terminal domain-containing protein, whose product MSPLPPKVLRRILLVAGILAVGAAFAAAYTSGLLPGPGKEDRVRDTEVAKQDTKIKVAANTDFTQKITYLKCGDEETFHTKPADNLIGLTAAQIQKVYAGWTMEKFDTKEVVLSLKVDSYCREHANNMFIGVKDGYVAVYSGRPGPRAIIREVTKIPVRNLSADDIEELKRGMVVKSREELLRTLEGMHAQ is encoded by the coding sequence ATGTCGCCCTTACCGCCCAAAGTATTGCGTCGCATCCTGCTGGTCGCGGGTATCTTAGCCGTCGGGGCCGCATTCGCCGCAGCTTACACCAGCGGCCTTCTGCCCGGGCCTGGCAAGGAAGACCGCGTGCGGGACACCGAAGTGGCCAAACAGGACACGAAGATCAAAGTCGCCGCCAATACCGATTTCACACAAAAGATAACCTACCTCAAATGCGGCGACGAAGAGACGTTCCATACCAAGCCGGCCGACAACCTTATCGGTCTCACCGCCGCCCAGATTCAGAAAGTATACGCCGGCTGGACAATGGAGAAATTCGATACCAAAGAAGTCGTGCTGTCGCTAAAAGTCGACAGCTATTGCCGCGAACACGCCAACAACATGTTCATCGGCGTCAAGGACGGGTATGTCGCCGTCTATTCCGGACGACCGGGACCCCGGGCCATCATCCGCGAAGTCACCAAAATCCCTGTTAGAAATCTATCCGCCGACGACATCGAGGAACTCAAGCGCGGAATGGTCGTCAAATCCCGGGAAGAACTACTGCGCACCCTCGAAGGGATGCATGCCCAATAA
- a CDS encoding phosphate propanoyltransferase, translating into MPGKLVPVGISARHVHVCQEHLDVLFGVGHKLTPYKDLYQIGYYAAEETVDLVTAKGTLKKVRILGPERKTSQVEISRSDALKLGISVPVRDSGDLDGSPPITLVGPRGSVTLPKGVIAAWRHIHMDPADAAAFGVKDRAYVRVKCLNATRPLIFENVLVRVLEGWLLEMHLDTDEANAAMLNNGDRVEIL; encoded by the coding sequence ATGCCGGGAAAACTTGTCCCTGTCGGGATCTCGGCCCGGCACGTCCATGTATGCCAAGAACATCTGGATGTGCTTTTCGGGGTCGGGCACAAGCTTACGCCCTATAAGGATTTATACCAGATCGGCTACTACGCGGCTGAAGAGACCGTAGACCTGGTAACTGCCAAAGGAACCCTCAAAAAGGTCCGCATCCTGGGTCCGGAACGTAAGACGTCCCAGGTGGAGATTTCACGCAGTGACGCCCTCAAGCTGGGCATATCGGTACCAGTACGCGATTCCGGCGACCTTGACGGTTCCCCGCCCATTACCCTGGTTGGTCCCCGCGGGTCGGTTACCTTGCCGAAGGGGGTCATCGCCGCCTGGCGGCATATCCACATGGACCCGGCGGACGCCGCCGCTTTCGGCGTAAAAGACCGCGCCTATGTAAGGGTCAAATGCCTCAACGCGACCCGCCCGCTTATCTTTGAGAACGTGTTGGTCAGAGTGCTGGAAGGCTGGCTGCTGGAAATGCATCTCGACACCGATGAAGCCAACGCCGCCATGCTGAATAACGGCGACCGCGTGGAAATACTGTAG
- the buk gene encoding butyrate kinase codes for MTEKILAINPGSTSTKIAVYADCREILTENLSHSAEELAVFADIMAQAPYRLAKIREILKHNGLSLRDFAAVVGRGGLLKPMLSGTYTVNQAMLDDLKNARYGAHASNLGAILADQLAAEASIPAYIVDPVVVDELDDIARITGRPEIIKKSVFHALNQKATAKRFAQSIGRKYEDLNLVVAHLGGGISVGCHRQGRVVEVNNALDGEGPFTPERAGTVQAGQFVEFVLASKLGKGEVSKLLAGKGGLVACLGTNDAREVEKRIKSGDKEAETVYNAMIYQVARYIAAAAVPVCGKVDHIILTGGIAYSDYLTAKIREYVAFIAPVTVLPGENELQALAEGALRVLSGEEQPREYR; via the coding sequence ATGACCGAGAAAATATTGGCGATAAACCCCGGTTCGACCTCGACAAAAATCGCCGTATACGCTGATTGCCGTGAAATCCTCACCGAAAACCTCAGCCACAGCGCCGAAGAGCTGGCCGTTTTCGCCGACATCATGGCCCAGGCGCCTTATCGTTTGGCTAAGATACGAGAAATCCTCAAACATAACGGACTTAGCCTGAGAGACTTCGCCGCCGTCGTCGGCCGCGGCGGCTTGCTCAAGCCTATGCTGAGCGGCACTTACACCGTCAACCAGGCGATGCTCGACGACCTTAAAAACGCCCGTTACGGCGCGCACGCCTCCAACCTCGGCGCGATACTCGCCGACCAGCTGGCCGCCGAGGCGTCCATCCCGGCCTATATCGTCGATCCGGTCGTTGTCGACGAACTCGACGACATCGCCCGGATCACCGGCCGGCCGGAGATTATCAAAAAGAGCGTCTTCCACGCCCTCAACCAGAAGGCCACCGCCAAACGGTTCGCCCAAAGCATCGGCCGGAAGTACGAGGACCTCAACCTTGTCGTCGCCCACCTCGGCGGCGGCATATCGGTAGGCTGTCACCGCCAGGGGCGGGTGGTCGAGGTCAACAACGCCCTCGACGGCGAAGGGCCTTTTACCCCTGAAAGGGCGGGCACGGTCCAGGCGGGTCAGTTCGTCGAATTCGTGCTGGCGAGCAAGCTCGGAAAAGGCGAAGTATCGAAACTCCTGGCCGGCAAAGGCGGCTTGGTCGCCTGCCTGGGCACCAACGACGCCCGGGAGGTCGAAAAGCGCATCAAATCCGGGGACAAAGAGGCCGAAACCGTCTACAACGCGATGATATACCAGGTAGCCCGCTACATCGCCGCCGCGGCCGTACCGGTATGCGGAAAAGTCGACCATATCATCCTGACCGGCGGCATCGCCTACTCGGATTATCTTACCGCCAAAATCAGGGAGTATGTCGCCTTCATCGCTCCGGTCACCGTCCTGCCGGGCGAGAACGAGCTTCAGGCGCTGGCCGAAGGAGCCCTGCGCGTGCTAAGCGGCGAAGAGCAACCAAGAGAATACCGGTGA
- the ruvC gene encoding crossover junction endodeoxyribonuclease RuvC encodes MLVIGIDPGTAICGWGVVRQEGSRIKAIAYGAAQTSPTLDTATRLAAVFNAIDALIKEHRPDVVGVEQLFFNKNVTTAMTVGQARGVILLAAALNGVAVAECTPLQVKQAVVGYGKATKEQVIYMTQKLLCLPAKPHPDDVADALAVAICTAHTSTLSKMRDNKR; translated from the coding sequence ATGCTCGTTATCGGCATCGACCCAGGAACCGCCATCTGCGGCTGGGGAGTGGTCAGGCAGGAAGGCAGCCGCATCAAGGCTATCGCTTACGGAGCCGCCCAGACCAGCCCCACCCTTGACACCGCCACCCGTCTCGCCGCCGTATTTAACGCCATCGATGCGCTCATCAAGGAGCACCGTCCTGACGTCGTCGGCGTCGAACAGCTCTTCTTCAACAAGAACGTCACCACGGCAATGACCGTCGGCCAAGCGCGCGGCGTCATCCTGCTCGCGGCCGCGCTCAACGGCGTCGCCGTCGCCGAGTGTACTCCCCTGCAGGTCAAGCAAGCCGTCGTCGGCTACGGCAAAGCCACCAAGGAACAAGTAATCTACATGACCCAAAAACTCCTTTGCCTGCCGGCCAAGCCCCATCCCGACGACGTGGCCGACGCCCTGGCGGTGGCTATCTGCACCGCTCACACCAGCACCTTGAGCAAAATGAGGGACAACAAGCGATGA
- the ruvA gene encoding Holliday junction branch migration protein RuvA, protein MIGYLKGTVTHLYNEHCFLDVQGVGYRVFIPASTRQQLAAGSAVTLFTHLNVREDAMLLYGFITTDEYELFQHLITITGVGPKVALGVLSAISPAEFRAAVSQKNAALLTRIPGIGKKTAERLILELKDKLGLPEGFSPVAGKAGLAAEIPQDARQEAAQALVALGYSQSEVGSVLQRIESDGQSAEEMIKLALKEFARR, encoded by the coding sequence ATGATCGGTTATCTGAAAGGCACCGTCACCCATCTGTATAACGAACACTGCTTCCTTGACGTCCAAGGGGTCGGCTACCGCGTATTCATCCCCGCCTCCACCAGGCAGCAACTCGCCGCAGGCTCAGCCGTCACCCTTTTCACCCACCTCAACGTTCGCGAAGACGCTATGCTGTTGTATGGGTTTATCACAACCGACGAATACGAACTTTTCCAGCACCTCATCACGATAACCGGCGTGGGTCCCAAGGTCGCTTTAGGCGTGCTGTCCGCCATCAGTCCAGCCGAATTCCGCGCTGCCGTCAGCCAGAAAAACGCCGCCCTGCTCACCCGCATCCCCGGCATCGGCAAGAAAACGGCCGAGCGCCTAATCCTTGAGCTCAAAGACAAGCTCGGCCTGCCGGAAGGTTTCTCCCCCGTAGCCGGCAAAGCCGGCCTGGCGGCGGAAATTCCTCAGGACGCCCGCCAGGAAGCGGCTCAGGCGCTGGTCGCTTTGGGCTACAGCCAGAGCGAGGTCGGCTCCGTCCTCCAGAGAATAGAAAGCGACGGCCAAAGCGCCGAAGAAATGATAAAGCTAGCCCTCAAAGAGTTCGCCAGGAGGTAG
- the ruvB gene encoding Holliday junction branch migration DNA helicase RuvB has protein sequence MEEDRIVAGGAQDADTWQFSLRPKRLNEYIGQDQVKQNLAVFIQAAASRGEALDHVLLYGPPGLGKTTLAGIIANELGAGFRVTSGPAVERPGDLAALLTNLADRDVLFIDEIHRLPRGVEEILYTAMEDYALDIIIGKGPSARSIRLDLPRFTLVGATTRAGALGAPLRDRFGVVCRLEYYEQQHLECIIKRAAEILNIAVDDRGSQEIARRSRGTPRVANRLLKRVRDFAQVAADGVITQEVADQALAMLEVDSRGLDKTDRRLLTTIIAMFGGGPVGVETLAAAISEETATIEDVYEPFLMQLGLLSRTPRGRVVTPAAYDHVGIAYKGDNGEKQAKLW, from the coding sequence ATGGAAGAAGACAGAATCGTCGCCGGCGGCGCACAGGACGCCGACACCTGGCAGTTCAGCCTGCGCCCCAAGAGGCTTAACGAATACATCGGTCAGGACCAGGTCAAACAGAATCTCGCCGTATTCATTCAGGCCGCGGCTTCCCGCGGCGAGGCGCTCGACCACGTTCTGCTCTACGGGCCGCCGGGCCTCGGAAAAACCACCCTCGCCGGCATCATCGCCAACGAACTCGGCGCCGGCTTCAGGGTCACCTCCGGGCCGGCCGTCGAGCGCCCCGGCGACCTTGCCGCCCTGCTTACCAACCTCGCCGACCGGGACGTCCTCTTCATCGACGAGATACACCGGCTGCCGCGCGGCGTCGAGGAAATTCTCTACACCGCGATGGAAGACTACGCCCTTGACATAATCATCGGCAAAGGCCCCAGCGCCCGCTCCATCCGCCTCGACCTGCCCCGGTTCACCCTCGTCGGCGCCACCACCAGGGCCGGGGCGCTCGGCGCGCCGCTCCGCGACCGGTTCGGCGTCGTCTGCCGTCTGGAATACTACGAGCAGCAGCACCTCGAATGCATTATAAAACGGGCCGCGGAAATACTGAACATTGCCGTTGATGACCGAGGCTCCCAGGAGATCGCCCGTCGCTCCCGCGGCACCCCCCGGGTGGCCAACCGTCTCCTCAAAAGGGTGCGAGATTTTGCCCAGGTAGCGGCCGACGGCGTCATCACCCAGGAGGTCGCCGACCAGGCCCTGGCCATGCTCGAGGTCGACAGCCGCGGTCTCGATAAGACCGACCGGCGGCTGCTCACCACCATCATCGCCATGTTCGGCGGCGGACCGGTGGGCGTGGAGACGCTCGCCGCCGCCATCAGCGAAGAAACCGCCACCATTGAGGACGTGTACGAGCCCTTCCTTATGCAGCTCGGCCTTCTGAGCCGCACCCCCCGCGGACGGGTTGTCACCCCCGCGGCTTACGACCATGTCGGCATCGCCTACAAGGGCGATAACGGCGAAAAACAAGCGAAACTCTGGTGA